TAGACTGCATTATAACACAACTTTAGTAGTATATGCGAGCACATTTTTCGTTGGATATATACCTAAACTCAAACTTCAACTGAACTGATATAATATTATTTTGGAATCATGAACTTCATTGCAAAATGCAGACATGGGAACTTCTATTCAAAATCAGCGATTTTTTCTTATCTAGTTCGTGCTGTATTTGGTATAGTTTGGTTAAAACTGAAATAAACAGAGCGATCACTTCAGGGCATGCCTTCTACAATCAATGAATACAGTTATCTTAATTACCCCCAATCATCCCATGATATTTATGTGCCTTTGATTTCTTTATCATGCCACAATGACATTGATTCTTCCATTTTCGTATACTCTATCTACTCTTTTTTGTTGACTACAGACTGAATGGACAAGGGAAGAGGATGAGAAGCTACTCCATCTTGCTAAACTCATGCCTACACAATGGAGGACCATTGCACCTATTGTTGGTCGGACACCATCTCAGTGCCTTGAGCGTTATGAGAAGCTGCTTGATGCTGCTTGTGCAAAAGATGAGAATTATGAACCTAATGATGACCCGAGGAAGTTGCGACCTGGTGAGATTGATCCAAATCCCGAGTCAAAACCTGCTCGTCCTGATCCTGTCGATATGGATGAAGATGAAAAGGAGATGCTTTCTGAGGCAAGGGCTCGATTAGCTAATACCAGGGGCAAAAAGGCTAAACGAAAAGCAAGAGAGAAGCAACTTGAAGAGGCTAGGCGGCTTGCTTCACTGCAAAAAAGGAGAGAGCTGAAGGCGGCTGGCATTGATACACGGCAGCGGAAGAGAAAGAGGAAGGGTATTGATTACAATGCTGAGATCCCTTTCGAAAAGAGGCCACCTCCAGGCTTTTATGATACGGTTGGTGAGGACAAGCCACCTGAGCATGTGCAGTTTCCAACTACTATTGAGGATCTTGAAGGGAAGCGGAGAGTGGATATAGAGGCACAATTGAGAAAGCAAGATATTGCCAGGAACAAGATTCTGCAGCGGCAAGATGCCCCAGCTGCAATAATGCAAGCCAATAAACTCAATGACCCTGAAGCTGTCACAAGAAGGTCCAAACTAATGCTTCCGCCACCACAAATTTCTGATCATGAGTTAGAGGAGATAGCAAAGATGGGTAGTGCTGGTGATCCTGCTCTAGCTGAGGAGCTTGGCGAAGGAAGTACTGCCACAAGAGCCTTGCTATCCAGCTATTCCCAGACTCCAAGGCTTGGTATGACACCATTGCGAACTCCACAGAGAACTCCAGCTGGTAAGGGTGATGCTATTATGATGGAGGCAGAAAATCTTGCACGTTTGAGGGAGTCACAAACACCTCTTTTAGGAGGGGATAACCCAGATCTTCATCCATCAGATTTCTCTGGTGTTACACCACGTAAGGAGATACAGACTCCAAACCCCATGGCGACACCCTTGGCATTGGCAAGCCCCGGTCCTGGTGTGACCCCACGGGTTGGCATGACGCCCTCCAGAGATGGAAATTCCTTTGTTATAACTCCAAAAGCTACACCCTTTCGAGATGAGCTCCGCATAAATGAAGAGGTGGAGTTGCAGGACAGTGCTAAGCTTGAGCTTCGTAGACAAGCTGAGCTAAGAAGGAGTCTGCGATCTGGTTTTGCTTCTATTCCACAGCCTAAGAATGAGTACCAGATAGTTATGCCACCTATCACAGAGGATGAAAAGGAAGAAGCTGAAGAGAGAATTGAAGAGGATATGTCGGACAGGCTAGCGAGAGAGAGGGCCGAGGAACAAGCAAGGCAGGAGGCATTGCTTAGAAAGAGATCCAAAGTGTTGCAGAGAAGTCTGCCTAGGCCACCTGCTGCCTCAGTAGAGGTTCTCCGGCAGTCTCTGATTAAAGGTGGTGAGAGCAGAAGCAGAAGTACCTTTGTGCCTCCAACATCACTTGAACAGGCTGATGATCTAATAAATGAGGAACTCCTTAGGCTCCTTGAGCATGATAATGCTAAATACCCCCTTGATGAAAAAACtcaaaaagagaaaaagaaagggaacaAGAGGCAGGCAAATGCGGCAGCGGTTCCTGAAATTGAGGATTTGGATGAGGATGAATTAAAAGAGGTACATTTTCTTTTCTTGCTATTGAATTTATTGTGATGATGATCTTATCGCCATTTTCCCTGATTGTACTTTGTTTTGTTTCAGTAGACCTGATTTATAAATTTGTTCGCTGTACCTTGCTAATTATCTTGATGAGATGTGATATAATAGGGTAGCAGATGTGAATCATGTTTACCTCCTGAGACTGTCAAAATTCTCTATATTTAGTACTGATTTAGTGATTAATGGATATTTTTCTGGACATGGGTTGGCATGAAAAGGACATGAATTTTTGTACTGGTAGCTGTGCAAGTGTGTATGTAGTAGGAATATTATGGTGTGGTTCAGGATTCACAGAAGAATGTGCTTTTAAATAATTAACATTTTGATCTTTATCAAAACTTCAAAAGTATTGGGTGCAACACAATCATAGAGGTGATGATTAAAAGGGAATGGCCGAACTCTAGTTATGTACTGTTTGACATGGCTTGGTCCGGATCTAATATTTAATGATGGCCTTACTTTTGGGATAATTTTTTGAACCATAGGGATAGTTCAAACAAAATGGGTCACCCAGTGAAGTTTCTTAATGCCTTCCTTGACTTCTGTTAGTATTTTATCAATATGCAGATTTGTATAGCAGGCAGATAGGTGTAATGTCAGACAAAAAGCTACACTTGGTTTCCCTTGATTCCTATAGATGATCCAGTACTGTTTGAGGACATAAAGAAGATGGAAATGTTCCCAATGATCTAAGGCCATTTGATATGCATGATCTTCATGCAGAATGTAGGTGAAGAGAAAGTTCTTGTACCTTTCAGCCTTTAACTGAAAGGCTAAGGTTTCATTGAGAAATTGTGTTTCATGGAGGAAGGAGCACTTAATAGCTGGAAATGAATTATGTAAACTAGAGAGATTTTCTAGAGCGGCAATTTGCAGAGTGCAGTTCAGATCTAAAACTTAAATGTTCCTATCATCATCTGGAAGAGAACAAAAATGTGTTGTTTCGTATTATTATGATATGTACTTTACCTTGACATATCACATATAGCACTTAATTACTTCTTAAATTGATCACCTTCTAGTTTGTTTGTATTTTTCTCTTTTTAATTGATTACTATCCTGTGAATAGTAATGTCATGTAATGATGAGGAAGGTGTTCATATGGCtgcatttcttttgtttgcAGGCTAGTTCTTTGGTTCAAGAGGAAATTCAGTATCTTCGTGTGGCCATGGGGCATGAAAACGAATCTTTTGAGGATTTTGTGAAAGCTCATGATGCGTGCCAAGAGGACCTTATGTATTTTCCTACAAAGAACAGCTATGGTCTTGCCAGTGTCGCTGGAAACGCTGATAAGTTATCCGCTTTGCAAAATGAGTTTGAAATTGTGAAGAAGAGAATGGACGAGGAAGCTAAGAAGGCTTCTCGTCTGGAGCAGAAGATCAAACTTCTGACACAAGGGTACCAGGTAAGCTGAGATCATGCATCATCTGCATTGGAGTGTGTCTATACTTGACTGCGTACCTTCTTTTAGGCAGTGTGTCATACACCAGTGCTACGTTATGTGCAGAGTGGGCAATATCTTTAGTGATTCCTTACTTCTGACATAACAGTTTTCATGCTCCAAAGTTGGCTCCGCTTTTCACCTGATACTGGCTTTGTAAATTGCATTGTATTTCTGTATTACCATGTCTTAATGCTGATCCTTTGACttgctctttttttttgaaTCTTTAGGTACGGGCTGGGAAACTGTGGTCGCAGGTCCAAGACACATTCAAACAGATGGATACTGCTGCAACAGAACTTGAATGCTTCCAAGAGCTCCAGAAACAAGAACAGTTGGCAGCTTCCTACCGTGTCAGAAACTTGACTGAAGAAGTGGATAAACAGAAAGCTTTAGAACGAACACTCCAAAGCCGCTATGGTGATTTGATGTCTGTTTACCATAGAATCCAAGAACAGCTTGAGGAGCACAAGATTCAACTTAGGAAACAGGAGgcaatagaagcagaaaatcgTGCTCGAGAGGAGGCTGCAGCACAGAATTGTGCTGCTGAAGAAGAAAATGAAAGAATACGTAATGTTGAAGTGGGGAAAGAACATATGAACAGTGTTACTGATGAGGAGCCTGCCCCTGCAGGAAGCAAGCAAATCAATGAGGATCAGATGGACGTGGACAACAATAATGTAGATGGGGAATTCGTTGGTCCTATTCCCCCAGCACCAGATACTCAAGGGGATATCATTGAAGCTTCTGCTCAAGAGAACTCTTCTAATGCTCCAAGTAGTGATGGTGTCACCACGAATGGTGAAGCATGTGATATGGTCGATGCATCCAAGGTAGAAAGTCAGGACAATGCCAGTGGCAGTTTGCTCGTGGATGCTGGCAATCAGGAAGATGGCAAGAATAGCATTCCATTGGTTGGTGCCAGTGAAGGAAATGCTGCTTTATCCTCAGATGGTGCTGTCACAAATGAGCAGAATGACATGGTTCCTGAGTGAATATTGTTCGTTGCACTTTTTCTGAAGCTGAAGTCAGTACCGGACAAGGTAATGAAGGCGATCCATGTCAAAGGAAAATGAAGAGTCTCAAATGCACTGCTAAAATATGCTTGAGACAACACCATGTTGGTAGTATCATGTGTGAAGCCAACTGAACTCTCATAGATGCAGAGCTGCCTAGTTTTTTCCCAGCATTTTACACCCATTATTGCTGGGGGACTCTACAGATGTCAGATCCTGTAATATGTTGATCCAGTCATTTTCTTTGGATGCTTACTAGATTTGTGAACCCACATCGTTGAGCCATGCACTGAACATTTTACATTTTTTGCTGGTGGAGACTAGTCGGGTTTCGGAAAAATGGTTGGAACTGTGGAACCCTTCCAATAGTGGTGGGGTTTGCAACCTTTTGGATCGCATAGCTTTTTCTCACATGTTAATTTCCATTTCTAGATCACCTATTGAATTTGTCTTAAATCAACTTCGCTGCTCCTTGGTTGGCTTTATATGGCGGAAGACGAAAACTATGCTAGAGATTGTGCGATGTGGTTGATCCCAGCTCTTCTGGCACCACCTATTTTTCTTGCTGTGGGGTTTGTTTTTCTGTTGTTGCTGCTCTGCCATATGTAATCGGGAGCAAAGTGGCTGCCATGTGTGCAATTGCAATTTCAGCGATACATCTAATACATTATGATGGGATCCGTTCCCACTTATCTTTGTGCTTGATTTTCCTTTATCTTTTTTAAAAATGTGAGCATTACAGCGTGATCTGGCAATTTTGCTGCTGCTTTCAATAATCTTTAGAAGTAGAAtcaaagaaagatttcccaacACGTTGCTATGCCAAACAATAACTTTTTTTTCCCGGCCTCGTGATGCTTGGTAAACGTGCCGTGCCGTACGACAGTATGAGTGCTATtctcctttcttttttcttctttgtTTATTTACCATTTGGATTGAAGGACAAGGACCCGCATGCCATGATGCTGCATCACCATCAGATCAGAACGCATGCTATGCCTTTTACGTTTCCCTATTCGCAATGCGTGGTTTTAGCAAAAAGGAGACACCACAGCCTggtcaaaaagaaaagaaaagggaaaagagaaacattagacctttttttaaaaaaacagatTAGTAGCTGCTCTCCTTTTCATTATTAGAAGAGATTAGAGTTCCTTTTGGGTCGCGGAAATTTCGCTTGAATCATTATGGATCCCATATGACCGCGGAAAGACATTCCGCATTTCAAGGGGGGCTAGATGTGTCATCGACACCTCCATGGTCAGAAGCTTGACAATTCTACTCCATCCGTTTTAAATTGTAGTTTGTTGTAGCAAATATAGAGATATAAGCATCTAAATATACATTGTGTCTACATACACTACACAACTTCTTAATTTGCCAAAACGATCGACAATTTGGAACGGATGGAGTAGTTAATGGTGCCTGTCAAGCATGCCTGCTATTGTACTAAAAAAGGCCTAAATCAGTGGCGTGACAGTTTCATGTGGCATTTGGTAATAGTAATCATGCCTGGAAACTGGAATGGTTCTGCAGTGCAGTTTGGCGCCTAGCTTCAGCTTTTCCTGATAAGCACCCTCCTGAATCTGCATCCTGTTGGTTGTCTGAATTCAGAGCAGTTTTTGGGTATACATCCAAGCATCTGTTGGGAACGTAGATAGAAATTTAAATTACCATCCCAAATTGTCTGAAAGCTACCTGACGCACGCACCAAGATAAGTTTGTCGCCAAAAGAAATTTCTAGTAACAAAAAGAAGTAACTACTATTTAAGCAAAATTTTGAGCATAAGCTACGGCTTACGTTCAAAATGACCAAGAACCGACAGTTCCAACAAAGACAAAACCTTTACAACTAGCTCTGCATCTTCAACATGCCTGTACACTGAAACGGGAAAATAGCTACTATACTTATGTATTATGATATCTATACGCCAAATGAAGACCCTCTTTCTTTCCTTTAGCGGCAACTTTATTGTCAGACCCTAGCAGGAACTATGCCTGTTGTGCATGTTCCTCTTCATCTTCTCAAGGATCCCCACAGCCTTCCTCCTCGCCCTTGAGGTTCCACTCTGAGCGAGCAAAGCCAGTGAGCCGTTTACCTTCTCATCAGCCTCGACCTCCTTCAGCTTCGTCCGGTTGAACATGCAGATCGCGAAGAGAACCACCACCGCGTTCTCTTTGCTGCGGCTGCACTCACTCTCCCTTATTGCACGGAGCATGCAAGCAGTGCCGTCAAACTCGGTGATCATCTCCACCACCTCATGGTTGTTCGATAGCAAAGCCAGTATAGCCAGGGACCCATCGACAAGTAACTGATCATCGATGGCTCTCATTGCTACATCCACAATCCCATTTTTTTGAGCTCTTGACTTGTTCTCGTGGAGCAGACAAAGATTGAAAATTGCTGATGCTGCGTCTTTCTTTGCTATGATATTGCCATTGTCGAGAAGATCAACCAAAGGTCCCATTGCCCCAAGCTCCCCGATTTTCACCTTGTTGGAGTCGAGTGCTGACAGAGTGAAGATGGCAGCTGCAGAGTTGCCACGGCTCCCCATATCTCCCGATTTTAATGCCCATATCAGAAAAGGGACTGCTTCTGGGTCATCTCCAATAACCTTCTTGTTACTTTCATGAAGTGAAAAGTTGAGAATTATAGTCACCATGTCCTCCAGAACTTGTGGATCGTTTTGCAATCCTGGGGTGGATCGAGCAAAGATCATTCGTGAGATGTAATCCGGCCTCTCTCCTAAAACAGCTCTGAAATCGCTGTTCTGCTTTGTAATCAGTCGAAGATCCTTGATTGCTTGCCTCATTTCAGTACTTTTTGCTGAGGAAGTGATTTTTTTGAATATTTCATCAAATGTCTTTTGGTCACTGTTGGTAACATTGTTTTCCTCTTGGTTCTCAACTGGTGGCAGATTAAATCTGTTCTCTGTGCACCACTGTAATATCATGCTTCGAACAAGGTGATTAGGAATTAGAGTTGTGTCCAGAAGAGCTTGCTGAGTCTGTGGGCACAATTGGTTTCCTGCACTGAACCACTCCTCAATGGATCGACGGTCATAGGTCTGTATGGACAGAAAAATAATATTATTAATGCCCAGGCTATCAATAATTCAGCTTTGCTAATTTTCAATTGCTTGGAAATTTCTTATCTCTTGATCACCTAAAACTACAACCACATAGAAATTGATACTACGTGAGTTGTTGGATGTTGATGCAATGATTCAGCTGAAAAGTCGCAAAGTTTCAATCACTTAAAGCTAGACATTACTATAGTACAAG
The sequence above is drawn from the Panicum hallii strain FIL2 chromosome 7, PHallii_v3.1, whole genome shotgun sequence genome and encodes:
- the LOC112899311 gene encoding cell division cycle 5-like protein, with translation MRIMIKGGVWKNTEDEILKAAVMKYGKNQWARISSLLVRKSAKQCKARWYEWLDPSIKKTEWTREEDEKLLHLAKLMPTQWRTIAPIVGRTPSQCLERYEKLLDAACAKDENYEPNDDPRKLRPGEIDPNPESKPARPDPVDMDEDEKEMLSEARARLANTRGKKAKRKAREKQLEEARRLASLQKRRELKAAGIDTRQRKRKRKGIDYNAEIPFEKRPPPGFYDTVGEDKPPEHVQFPTTIEDLEGKRRVDIEAQLRKQDIARNKILQRQDAPAAIMQANKLNDPEAVTRRSKLMLPPPQISDHELEEIAKMGSAGDPALAEELGEGSTATRALLSSYSQTPRLGMTPLRTPQRTPAGKGDAIMMEAENLARLRESQTPLLGGDNPDLHPSDFSGVTPRKEIQTPNPMATPLALASPGPGVTPRVGMTPSRDGNSFVITPKATPFRDELRINEEVELQDSAKLELRRQAELRRSLRSGFASIPQPKNEYQIVMPPITEDEKEEAEERIEEDMSDRLARERAEEQARQEALLRKRSKVLQRSLPRPPAASVEVLRQSLIKGGESRSRSTFVPPTSLEQADDLINEELLRLLEHDNAKYPLDEKTQKEKKKGNKRQANAAAVPEIEDLDEDELKEASSLVQEEIQYLRVAMGHENESFEDFVKAHDACQEDLMYFPTKNSYGLASVAGNADKLSALQNEFEIVKKRMDEEAKKASRLEQKIKLLTQGYQVRAGKLWSQVQDTFKQMDTAATELECFQELQKQEQLAASYRVRNLTEEVDKQKALERTLQSRYGDLMSVYHRIQEQLEEHKIQLRKQEAIEAENRAREEAAAQNCAAEEENERIRNVEVGKEHMNSVTDEEPAPAGSKQINEDQMDVDNNNVDGEFVGPIPPAPDTQGDIIEASAQENSSNAPSSDGVTTNGEACDMVDASKVESQDNASGSLLVDAGNQEDGKNSIPLVGASEGNAALSSDGAVTNEQNDMVPE
- the LOC112900090 gene encoding U-box domain-containing protein 9-like isoform X2 — encoded protein: MAKPAPAEEDAAALRRRLRRSLAAVAAGGAAADVYDEAAAALEALREAELGTGGRKGGGGGGGEGRRPAAEGGEEKEAVPVPPQFLCPISSMVMSDPVIVASGQTYDRRSIEEWFSAGNQLCPQTQQALLDTTLIPNHLVRSMILQWCTENRFNLPPVENQEENNVTNSDQKTFDEIFKKITSSAKSTEMRQAIKDLRLITKQNSDFRAVLGERPDYISRMIFARSTPGLQNDPQVLEDMVTIILNFSLHESNKKVIGDDPEAVPFLIWALKSGDMGSRGNSAAAIFTLSALDSNKVKIGELGAMGPLVDLLDNGNIIAKKDAASAIFNLCLLHENKSRAQKNGIVDVAMRAIDDQLLVDGSLAILALLSNNHEVVEMITEFDGTACMLRAIRESECSRSKENAVVVLFAICMFNRTKLKEVEADEKVNGSLALLAQSGTSRARRKAVGILEKMKRNMHNRHSSC
- the LOC112900090 gene encoding U-box domain-containing protein 9-like isoform X1, yielding MGNTVAAQTMAKPAPAEEDAAALRRRLRRSLAAVAAGGAAADVYDEAAAALEALREAELGTGGRKGGGGGGGEGRRPAAEGGEEKEAVPVPPQFLCPISSMVMSDPVIVASGQTYDRRSIEEWFSAGNQLCPQTQQALLDTTLIPNHLVRSMILQWCTENRFNLPPVENQEENNVTNSDQKTFDEIFKKITSSAKSTEMRQAIKDLRLITKQNSDFRAVLGERPDYISRMIFARSTPGLQNDPQVLEDMVTIILNFSLHESNKKVIGDDPEAVPFLIWALKSGDMGSRGNSAAAIFTLSALDSNKVKIGELGAMGPLVDLLDNGNIIAKKDAASAIFNLCLLHENKSRAQKNGIVDVAMRAIDDQLLVDGSLAILALLSNNHEVVEMITEFDGTACMLRAIRESECSRSKENAVVVLFAICMFNRTKLKEVEADEKVNGSLALLAQSGTSRARRKAVGILEKMKRNMHNRHSSC